One genomic region from Frateuria soli encodes:
- a CDS encoding HesB/IscA family protein gives MSISITSPARERIRQFLAQSPDAVGVRFGVKRTGCSGFAYVVDLAEDARADDQTLEVDGIRLIIDAKSLPMVDGTVIDFRRQGLNAAFVFHNPNATGECGCGESFTVG, from the coding sequence ATGAGCATCTCGATCACTTCCCCGGCGCGCGAGCGCATCCGCCAGTTCCTCGCCCAGTCGCCCGACGCGGTCGGCGTGCGCTTCGGTGTCAAGCGCACCGGCTGTTCGGGCTTCGCCTACGTGGTCGACCTGGCCGAGGACGCCCGCGCGGATGACCAGACGCTGGAGGTCGACGGCATCCGCCTGATCATCGACGCCAAGAGCCTGCCCATGGTGGATGGCACGGTGATCGACTTCCGCCGACAGGGTCTCAACGCCGCGTTCGTTTTCCACAACCCCAATGCCACCGGCGAGTGCGGGTGCGGGGAAAGCTTCACGGTCGGCTGA
- a CDS encoding PAS domain-containing protein — translation MAARIRSLDWSSSPLGPLDGWPTSLRTLISMMLESELPIALGWGPELTCLYNDAYRPLLGSRPEALGRPFREVWPEAPEITEPAIRRALEGTPSCFRDARFMLERHGFREAAYYDYWIGPVRDEGGQVAGLINEAIETTQRVLAERRLRFRTRLGDALRDLSDPREVMAAAARRLGRHLRADRVGYAEVDDSGEYFSVERDWTRRGMSTGVGRHRLAEFGPRLIAEALTGVAIRVNDPFDDPRIEPEVARTHHALGGLRASLTVPLVKGGRLAAFLSVQQREPRRWTDEDEALVREVAERTWASVERARAEAALRATSNRLKLILESTTGYGVLTLDLEGRITLWNAGAQRLLGWKEEEVLGKRADIFFTPEDRDQGVLEEEMKCAAESGRAQTDGQRVRKDGSRFFSSGQMMPLRNGGGRLLGYLKVLRDRTMEHQTRETLERGVAERTAELAATNRQLRSQIEERERVEATLRQMQRLEAVGQLTSGVAHDFNNLLTVITGNISMLERACAEKFESDPHIRRRLTFMKEAAARGAKLTAQLLAFSRRQRLEAKAVDLNGIVAGMRDLLQSSMGGSVQLTMKLQPGLWAALVDPTQIELVILNLAINARDASPVGSELIIETANVALRDPAARPEEPCPGDYVMVAVADHGSGMAPAVLARAFEPFFTTKEVGKGSGLGLAQVYGFAKQSGGGVRIDTREGEGTAVKVYLPRAAGAVAHVEDTPHPPVHVASATRQRILLVDDDTDVREVTAAILVERGYEVIEAGSGGSALDVLEREGNAVHLMLMDYAMPGMNGAEVAREAHARRPSLPILFLTGYADFAAFKDIGDDRLVSKPFREEDLLSKVRYVLGTSLDEPDP, via the coding sequence ATGGCGGCGCGTATCCGTTCCCTGGACTGGTCGTCGTCGCCGCTGGGTCCGCTCGACGGCTGGCCGACATCGCTGCGCACGCTCATATCGATGATGCTCGAGAGCGAGTTGCCGATCGCGCTCGGCTGGGGGCCCGAACTGACCTGCCTCTACAACGATGCGTACCGGCCGCTGCTGGGCAGCAGGCCGGAGGCACTGGGGCGTCCGTTCCGCGAAGTCTGGCCCGAAGCGCCCGAGATCACCGAGCCGGCGATCCGGCGCGCGCTCGAGGGAACACCCAGCTGTTTCCGCGATGCGCGGTTCATGCTGGAGCGGCACGGCTTTCGCGAGGCGGCGTACTACGACTACTGGATCGGGCCGGTGCGCGACGAGGGCGGCCAGGTCGCCGGCCTCATCAACGAAGCCATCGAGACGACCCAGCGCGTGCTGGCCGAACGGCGCCTGCGTTTCCGTACGCGGCTGGGCGACGCCTTGCGCGACCTGTCCGATCCGCGCGAGGTGATGGCCGCCGCCGCCCGGCGGCTGGGCCGGCACCTGCGCGCGGACCGCGTGGGCTACGCGGAAGTGGACGACAGCGGCGAATACTTCAGCGTCGAGCGCGACTGGACCCGCCGCGGCATGTCCACCGGTGTGGGACGCCACCGGCTGGCCGAGTTCGGCCCGAGGTTGATCGCGGAGGCACTCACTGGCGTGGCCATCCGGGTGAACGACCCGTTCGACGACCCGCGCATCGAACCGGAGGTGGCCAGGACTCACCATGCCCTCGGCGGGCTGCGCGCGAGCCTGACCGTGCCGCTGGTCAAGGGTGGCCGGCTGGCGGCCTTTCTTTCGGTGCAGCAACGCGAACCGCGGCGCTGGACCGACGAGGACGAGGCGCTCGTGCGCGAGGTGGCCGAGCGCACCTGGGCCAGCGTCGAGCGGGCGCGCGCCGAGGCCGCGCTGCGCGCGACCAGCAACCGGCTCAAGCTGATCCTGGAAAGCACCACCGGCTACGGCGTCCTGACGCTCGACCTGGAGGGACGCATCACTTTGTGGAATGCCGGTGCGCAGCGGTTGCTGGGATGGAAGGAGGAAGAGGTGCTGGGCAAGCGGGCGGACATCTTCTTCACCCCGGAGGACCGCGACCAGGGCGTGCTGGAAGAGGAAATGAAATGCGCGGCCGAGAGCGGCCGCGCGCAGACCGATGGCCAGCGCGTGCGCAAGGATGGCTCGCGGTTCTTTTCGAGCGGCCAGATGATGCCGCTGCGCAATGGCGGCGGCCGGCTGCTCGGTTATCTCAAGGTGCTGCGCGACCGCACGATGGAGCACCAGACGCGGGAGACGCTCGAGCGCGGCGTGGCCGAGCGCACCGCCGAACTGGCCGCGACCAACCGCCAGTTGCGCTCGCAGATCGAGGAGCGCGAGCGGGTGGAGGCCACGCTGCGCCAGATGCAGCGGCTCGAGGCGGTCGGCCAGCTCACCTCCGGCGTGGCGCACGACTTCAACAACCTGCTCACGGTGATCACCGGGAATATCAGCATGCTCGAGCGGGCGTGCGCGGAGAAATTCGAGAGCGACCCGCACATACGCCGGCGCCTGACCTTCATGAAGGAGGCCGCTGCGCGTGGAGCCAAGCTCACGGCGCAGTTGCTCGCCTTTTCGCGGCGCCAGCGGCTGGAGGCCAAGGCGGTGGACCTCAACGGCATCGTCGCCGGCATGCGCGACCTGCTGCAAAGCTCCATGGGCGGCTCGGTCCAGCTGACGATGAAGTTGCAGCCGGGACTGTGGGCCGCGCTGGTCGATCCGACCCAGATTGAGCTGGTGATCCTCAACCTGGCGATCAATGCACGGGACGCCTCGCCCGTGGGCAGCGAGCTGATCATCGAGACTGCGAACGTCGCGCTGCGCGATCCGGCCGCGCGCCCGGAGGAGCCGTGTCCGGGCGATTACGTGATGGTCGCAGTGGCCGATCACGGCAGCGGCATGGCGCCGGCGGTGCTCGCGCGGGCATTCGAGCCGTTCTTCACCACCAAGGAGGTCGGCAAGGGCTCGGGCCTGGGGCTGGCGCAGGTGTATGGCTTCGCCAAGCAGTCCGGCGGCGGCGTGCGGATCGACACGCGGGAAGGCGAGGGGACCGCGGTCAAGGTTTACCTGCCGCGCGCGGCCGGCGCCGTCGCGCATGTGGAGGACACGCCGCACCCGCCGGTGCATGTGGCCAGCGCCACGCGGCAGCGCATCCTGCTGGTCGACGACGACACCGACGTGCGCGAGGTGACCGCCGCCATCCTCGTCGAGCGCGGCTACGAGGTGATCGAGGCGGGCAGCGGCGGCTCGGCGCTCGACGTGCTCGAGCGCGAGGGCAACGCGGTGCACCTCATGCTGATGGACTACGCCATGCCGGGCATGAACGGCGCGGAGGTGGCGCGCGAGGCACATGCCAGGCGGCCCTCGCTGCCGATCCTGTTTCTCACCGGCTATGCCGATTTCGCCGCGTTCAAGGACATCGGCGACGATCGCCTCGTGAGCAAGCCGTTCCGCGAGGAGGATCTGCTGTCAAAGGTCCGGTACGTCCTCGGCACGAGCCTGGACGAACCGGACCCGTGA
- a CDS encoding VIT1/CCC1 transporter family protein — MRPHHHNERHRTGHMGWLRAAVLGANDGIVSTASLLMGVAAAHADRHAVLLAGVAALVAGAMSMAAGEYVSVHSQADNEQAELAREREELANDHDAEHRELATIYVGRGLDPALARQVATQLMAHDALDAHARDELGITEVFRARPLQAAAASAASFALGAVVPLLVAAVVPASLQLALVFAVSLACLALLGAAAARMGGASAGLGAWRIAFWGALAMGVTTGTGLLFGSVP, encoded by the coding sequence ATGCGTCCCCATCACCACAACGAACGCCACCGCACCGGCCACATGGGCTGGTTGCGTGCCGCCGTGCTCGGTGCCAACGACGGCATCGTGTCCACCGCCAGCCTGCTGATGGGCGTGGCGGCCGCGCACGCCGACCGCCACGCCGTGCTGCTCGCCGGCGTCGCGGCGCTGGTGGCCGGCGCGATGTCGATGGCTGCGGGCGAGTACGTCTCGGTGCACTCGCAGGCCGACAACGAACAGGCCGAGCTCGCCCGCGAGCGCGAGGAACTGGCCAACGACCACGATGCCGAGCATCGCGAGCTGGCGACCATCTACGTGGGGCGCGGGCTGGATCCGGCCCTGGCGCGGCAGGTCGCCACGCAGTTGATGGCGCATGACGCGCTCGACGCCCACGCCCGCGACGAGCTGGGCATCACCGAGGTCTTCCGCGCCCGCCCGCTGCAGGCGGCAGCCGCCTCGGCGGCAAGCTTCGCGCTCGGTGCGGTGGTACCGCTACTGGTGGCGGCGGTCGTGCCTGCGTCGCTGCAGCTGGCGCTGGTGTTCGCCGTATCGCTGGCCTGCCTGGCGTTGCTCGGCGCTGCCGCCGCGCGAATGGGCGGCGCATCGGCCGGCCTCGGTGCGTGGCGTATCGCGTTCTGGGGCGCACTGGCGATGGGCGTGACGACGGGCACCGGCTTGCTGTTCGGTTCGGTTCCCTGA
- a CDS encoding DUF3014 domain-containing protein codes for MKKKQSSIGQWLVSGVVVVLAIAVGVFIWRKATQAGGEPTPVASSTAPGSAGAGPAAASTAIRHPIAQAAPAPASTAPLPALDASDTDVASALLALGGNALDGLLQRDQIIRRAVATVDALPRQSVGTNILPLKTPKGAFLVEQADGAITLSPRNAERYGPYMQVLESIDPRALVAWYVAHYPLFQQAYRDLGYPKGYFNDRLIVAIDDMLAAPVPDAPVRLVQPKVFYRYADPGLEARSAGQRLLMRLGAEDETRVKAKLRQIRALLTGATLPAAAASAG; via the coding sequence TTGAAAAAGAAGCAGTCTTCGATCGGGCAATGGCTCGTTTCCGGCGTGGTGGTGGTCCTGGCCATTGCGGTGGGCGTGTTCATCTGGCGCAAGGCCACGCAGGCCGGGGGCGAACCGACGCCGGTGGCGTCGTCGACGGCGCCCGGCAGCGCGGGTGCGGGACCGGCCGCCGCCTCGACCGCGATCCGGCACCCCATCGCACAGGCCGCGCCGGCGCCGGCCTCGACCGCGCCGCTGCCGGCGCTGGATGCCAGCGATACCGACGTGGCGAGCGCGCTGCTGGCGCTGGGCGGCAACGCGCTCGACGGGTTGTTGCAGCGTGACCAGATCATCCGCCGCGCGGTGGCCACGGTGGACGCGCTGCCGCGCCAGAGCGTGGGCACCAACATCCTTCCGCTGAAGACGCCCAAGGGCGCATTCCTGGTCGAGCAGGCCGATGGCGCCATCACGCTGAGCCCGCGCAACGCCGAGCGCTACGGGCCCTATATGCAGGTGCTCGAGAGCATCGATCCCAGGGCGCTGGTGGCCTGGTACGTCGCGCACTATCCACTGTTCCAGCAGGCGTACCGCGACCTGGGTTACCCGAAGGGCTATTTCAACGACCGCCTGATCGTCGCCATCGACGACATGCTGGCCGCGCCGGTGCCCGATGCCCCGGTGAGGCTGGTCCAGCCCAAGGTGTTCTACCGCTATGCCGATCCTGGGCTGGAGGCGCGCTCGGCGGGGCAACGACTGCTGATGCGCCTGGGCGCGGAGGATGAAACCAGGGTTAAAGCGAAGCTGCGGCAGATCCGTGCCTTGTTGACGGGCGCCACGTTGCCGGCGGCGGCCGCTTCGGCAGGGTGA
- the rplI gene encoding 50S ribosomal protein L9, with product MELILLEKVRNLGNLGDKVKVKPGYGRNYLLPQGKAVPVTAANLEAFEKRRAEYEAKANNLLSEAESRKAKLEGAEVTITAHASPEGKLYGSVGPREIAEALEAAGHKVGKGEVIQGEGPIRNTGEYEVVISLHADVQTQVKVIVVGDK from the coding sequence ATGGAACTGATTCTTCTCGAGAAAGTCCGCAACCTCGGCAACCTGGGTGACAAGGTCAAGGTCAAGCCGGGCTACGGCCGCAACTACCTGCTGCCGCAGGGCAAGGCCGTGCCGGTCACCGCCGCCAACCTCGAAGCGTTCGAGAAGCGCCGCGCCGAGTACGAGGCCAAGGCCAACAACCTGCTGTCCGAGGCCGAGTCGCGCAAGGCCAAGCTGGAAGGTGCCGAGGTGACCATCACCGCGCACGCCAGCCCGGAAGGCAAGCTGTACGGCTCGGTCGGCCCGCGCGAGATCGCCGAGGCGCTGGAAGCCGCCGGCCACAAGGTCGGCAAGGGCGAAGTGATCCAGGGCGAAGGCCCGATCCGCAACACCGGCGAGTACGAAGTCGTGATCAGCCTGCACGCCGACGTGCAGACGCAGGTCAAGGTGATCGTGGTCGGCGACAAGTAA
- a CDS encoding SDR family oxidoreductase: protein MQLDLTGRHALVCGASQGIGRASAIELAELGATVTLLSRSPAPLEELAARLPRPRGQEHRWQAADMLDTTRLQGVVTEIAAAAAVHILVNNSGGPPGGPAHTADPAAFEAAFRQHLIAGQAMVQALLPGMRETGYGRIVNVISTSVKEPIPNLGVSNTVRAAVAAWAKTLSGELAADGITVNNVLPGYTRTGRLDSLLGTQAKHSGRSENEIARDLMATVPACRFGEPAEVAAVIAFLCTPAAAYVNGVSIAVDGGRTRALS, encoded by the coding sequence ATGCAACTGGATCTCACGGGTCGCCACGCGCTGGTCTGCGGCGCTTCCCAGGGCATCGGCCGGGCCAGCGCCATCGAGTTGGCGGAGCTGGGCGCCACCGTCACCCTGCTGTCGCGCTCGCCAGCTCCCCTGGAGGAACTGGCTGCCCGGCTGCCGCGCCCGCGGGGCCAGGAGCATCGCTGGCAGGCGGCCGACATGCTCGACACCACACGCCTGCAGGGCGTGGTCACCGAGATCGCCGCGGCAGCTGCGGTCCACATCCTCGTCAACAACAGCGGCGGCCCGCCCGGTGGCCCGGCACACACCGCCGACCCGGCCGCCTTCGAGGCGGCCTTCCGCCAGCACCTGATCGCTGGCCAGGCGATGGTGCAGGCGCTGCTGCCGGGCATGCGCGAGACCGGCTATGGCCGCATCGTCAATGTCATCTCCACCTCGGTGAAGGAACCGATTCCCAACCTTGGGGTTTCCAACACCGTGCGCGCGGCGGTGGCCGCGTGGGCCAAGACCCTCTCGGGGGAACTGGCCGCCGACGGCATCACGGTCAACAACGTGTTGCCCGGCTACACCCGCACCGGCCGGCTGGACAGCCTGCTCGGCACGCAGGCGAAGCACAGCGGACGCAGCGAGAACGAGATCGCGCGCGACCTGATGGCGACCGTTCCCGCCTGCCGCTTCGGCGAGCCGGCCGAGGTCGCCGCGGTGATCGCCTTCCTCTGTACCCCGGCCGCCGCTTACGTCAACGGCGTCAGCATTGCCGTCGACGGCGGCCGCACGCGCGCATTGAGCTGA
- the rpsR gene encoding 30S ribosomal protein S18 — translation MSKFFRRRKFCRFTAEDVKEIDYKDLNTLRQYVTENGKIVPSRITGTKARYQRQLATAIKRARFLALLPYTDNHDV, via the coding sequence ATGTCCAAATTCTTCCGCCGCCGCAAGTTCTGCCGCTTCACTGCCGAAGACGTGAAGGAGATCGACTACAAGGATCTCAACACGCTGCGCCAGTACGTCACCGAGAACGGCAAGATCGTGCCCAGCCGCATCACCGGCACCAAGGCGCGCTACCAGCGCCAGCTGGCCACCGCCATCAAGCGCGCGCGCTTCCTGGCGCTGCTGCCGTACACCGACAACCACGACGTTTGA
- a CDS encoding MalM family protein yields the protein MPRRLPLTLLVALTLLLGACHSVKVLVPPNLRAPTDTGNALEQAKLQLQKATPCCGSFADFSYLTPLPWRPKKFELGPGSMVASLNGVRSYFLAFRLPTDAKLPYRVALKSELNGRWLHSSYLFAPTTVLLDAAFQPIDSQDIQLCEYIGWSSATTGAFGQLKVTSDKARYLVVYSSADQQSGDTYWEQSPATFSAEAPVRMTSNGSFRIPHGPDGTVWIGMMNESYARAVENGICDKAPQGKGLLNTLRTALPTHWSKSGT from the coding sequence ATGCCCCGTCGCCTCCCGCTGACATTACTGGTCGCCCTCACCCTGCTGCTTGGCGCATGCCACAGCGTCAAGGTGCTGGTGCCGCCCAACCTGCGCGCGCCGACCGATACCGGCAACGCGCTGGAGCAGGCCAAACTGCAGTTGCAGAAGGCAACGCCCTGCTGCGGCAGCTTCGCGGATTTCTCCTACCTGACGCCGTTGCCGTGGCGTCCGAAGAAGTTCGAGCTTGGCCCGGGCAGCATGGTGGCCAGCCTGAACGGCGTGCGCAGCTATTTCCTCGCCTTCCGCCTGCCCACCGACGCCAAACTGCCCTACCGGGTTGCCCTGAAGTCCGAATTGAACGGCCGCTGGCTGCATTCGAGCTACCTGTTCGCGCCGACCACGGTGCTGCTCGATGCCGCGTTCCAGCCGATCGATTCGCAGGACATCCAGCTGTGCGAGTACATAGGCTGGAGCAGTGCCACCACAGGCGCCTTCGGCCAGCTCAAGGTGACCAGCGACAAGGCGCGCTATCTCGTGGTCTACAGCTCGGCCGACCAGCAGTCCGGCGACACCTACTGGGAGCAGTCGCCCGCCACGTTCTCGGCCGAGGCGCCGGTGCGGATGACCTCCAACGGCAGCTTCCGCATCCCGCACGGACCTGATGGCACGGTCTGGATCGGCATGATGAACGAGAGCTACGCCAGGGCAGTGGAAAACGGCATCTGCGACAAGGCCCCCCAGGGCAAGGGCCTGCTCAATACGCTGCGCACCGCCCTGCCCACGCACTGGAGCAAGAGCGGCACGTGA
- a CDS encoding NAD(P)/FAD-dependent oxidoreductase, with product MSEEPLDCLIVGAGPAGLTAATYLARFRRHILVADAGASRARWIPASHNCPGFPFGVAGNELLARFRLQAQAYRVPEVRTRITRLDHHAGGFVASDDRQRWHARTVVLATGVVDRLPALDRVEQAIATGAVRLCAVCDAYEARDDVIGVLGPADEAIGHAAFLRTFSRHVCALAIGDAPLDERLQRRASDEGVQLWPAPQRLELVDGGCQAHFADGRRLRLETLYPVLGADAQSGLAAALGARLDDAGALVVDEHLQTSVPGIYAIGDVVSALNQISVAVGHAAIAATTVHRRLPRNYS from the coding sequence ATGTCCGAAGAACCGCTCGACTGCCTGATCGTGGGTGCCGGCCCGGCCGGTCTCACCGCGGCGACCTATCTGGCCCGTTTCCGCCGCCACATCCTGGTGGCCGACGCGGGGGCCAGCCGTGCACGCTGGATTCCGGCCAGCCACAACTGCCCGGGCTTTCCCTTCGGCGTGGCCGGCAACGAACTGCTGGCGCGCTTCCGGCTGCAGGCACAGGCCTACCGCGTACCAGAAGTGCGCACGCGCATCACCCGGCTCGACCACCATGCGGGAGGCTTCGTCGCCAGCGACGACCGGCAGCGCTGGCACGCGCGCACGGTGGTGCTGGCCACCGGCGTGGTCGACCGGCTGCCCGCGCTCGATCGCGTGGAGCAGGCGATCGCCACCGGCGCCGTCCGGCTGTGCGCGGTCTGCGATGCCTACGAGGCGCGCGACGACGTCATCGGCGTGCTGGGGCCCGCCGACGAGGCAATCGGGCATGCGGCGTTCCTGCGCACGTTCTCCCGCCACGTCTGCGCGCTGGCCATCGGCGATGCTCCGCTGGACGAACGCCTGCAGCGCCGCGCATCCGACGAAGGCGTGCAACTGTGGCCCGCGCCGCAACGCCTGGAACTGGTCGACGGCGGCTGCCAGGCGCACTTTGCCGACGGCCGCCGACTACGGCTGGAGACGCTGTATCCGGTGCTGGGCGCCGACGCGCAGTCGGGTCTGGCTGCCGCACTGGGCGCGCGGCTGGACGACGCAGGGGCACTGGTGGTGGACGAGCACCTTCAGACCAGCGTGCCGGGGATCTACGCCATCGGCGACGTGGTGAGCGCGCTGAACCAGATCAGCGTCGCGGTGGGACACGCGGCGATCGCGGCGACCACCGTGCACCGGCGGTTGCCGCGCAACTACTCCTAG
- the asnS gene encoding asparagine--tRNA ligase: MAVVSPTLCSVKQALSGAIEAGSNVMVRGWVRTRRDSKAGLSFVNVSDGSCFDPIQAVVPATLANYESEVRHLTAGAGVIVTGTLVPSQGKGQAFEIQATGVEVTGLVDDPETYPIQPKQHSMEFLREVAHLRPRTNLFGAVTRVRHTMMMAIHRHLTAEGFFWVNTPIITTSDAEGAGDMFRLSTLDLANLPRTPEGKVDFRKDFFGREAFLTVSGQLNVEAYCLAMSKVYTFGPTFRAENSNTPRHLAEFWMIEPEIAFADLAADADCAERFLKAIFKAVLDERADDMAFFAERVAPDAITRLENFIAQPFERIDYTDAIEILKNSGQKFEYPVAWGVDLQTEHERYLAEKHVGRPVVVMNYPEAIKAFYMRLNDDEKTVAAMDVLAPGIGEIIGGSQREERLDYLDRRMTRFGLDLTTYGWYRDLRRYGTVPHAGFGLGFERLLCYVCGLSNIRDAIPYPRAAGSADF, from the coding sequence ATGGCGGTAGTGAGCCCGACGTTGTGCAGCGTGAAGCAGGCCCTTTCGGGCGCCATCGAGGCCGGCAGCAACGTGATGGTACGCGGCTGGGTGCGCACGCGGCGCGATTCCAAGGCGGGCCTGTCCTTCGTCAACGTGAGCGACGGCTCCTGCTTCGATCCGATCCAGGCGGTGGTACCGGCCACCCTCGCCAATTACGAGAGCGAGGTCAGGCACCTGACCGCCGGCGCCGGCGTGATCGTCACCGGCACGCTGGTGCCCTCGCAGGGCAAGGGCCAGGCGTTCGAGATCCAGGCGACCGGGGTGGAAGTCACCGGCCTGGTGGATGACCCTGAAACCTACCCGATCCAACCCAAGCAGCACTCGATGGAGTTCCTTCGCGAAGTCGCCCACCTGCGCCCGCGCACCAACCTGTTCGGCGCGGTCACGCGCGTGCGCCACACGATGATGATGGCGATCCACCGCCACCTGACGGCCGAAGGCTTCTTCTGGGTCAACACGCCGATCATCACCACTTCGGATGCCGAGGGCGCCGGCGACATGTTCCGGCTGTCCACGCTGGATCTGGCCAACCTGCCGCGCACGCCCGAGGGCAAGGTCGATTTCCGCAAGGACTTCTTCGGCCGCGAGGCGTTCCTGACCGTGTCCGGCCAGCTCAACGTCGAGGCCTACTGCCTGGCGATGAGCAAGGTCTACACCTTCGGTCCGACCTTCCGCGCGGAAAATTCCAACACCCCGCGCCACCTGGCCGAGTTCTGGATGATCGAACCGGAGATCGCCTTCGCCGACCTCGCGGCCGATGCCGACTGCGCCGAGCGCTTCCTCAAGGCGATCTTCAAGGCCGTGCTGGACGAGCGCGCCGACGACATGGCGTTCTTCGCCGAGCGCGTGGCGCCGGATGCCATCACGCGGCTGGAGAACTTCATCGCCCAGCCGTTCGAGCGCATCGACTACACCGACGCGATCGAGATCCTGAAGAACTCCGGCCAGAAGTTCGAATACCCGGTCGCCTGGGGCGTGGACCTGCAGACCGAGCACGAGCGCTACCTGGCCGAGAAGCACGTCGGCCGCCCGGTGGTGGTGATGAACTACCCCGAGGCGATCAAGGCCTTCTACATGCGCCTGAACGACGACGAGAAGACCGTCGCCGCGATGGACGTGCTGGCGCCGGGCATCGGCGAGATCATCGGTGGCAGCCAGCGCGAGGAGCGCCTGGACTACCTCGACCGCCGCATGACCAGGTTCGGTCTGGATCTGACCACCTATGGCTGGTACCGGGACCTGCGCCGCTACGGCACCGTCCCGCACGCCGGCTTCGGACTGGGCTTCGAGCGCCTGCTGTGTTATGTGTGCGGGCTGTCCAACATCCGCGACGCCATCCCCTATCCCCGCGCCGCCGGATCCGCCGATTTCTGA
- the rpsF gene encoding 30S ribosomal protein S6, with protein MTMRHYEIVFLVHPDQSEQVPAMIDRYKALIEADGGKVHRLEDWGRRQLAYPIENLAKAHYVMLNIEVGQNALNELESGFRFNDAVLRHLVVRRDEADTEPSFILKSKEKDDAKSTRRRDDDGDGDDRPARREREDRDNDRDSD; from the coding sequence ATGACCATGCGTCATTACGAAATCGTGTTCCTGGTCCACCCTGACCAGAGCGAGCAGGTCCCGGCCATGATCGACCGCTACAAGGCGCTGATCGAGGCCGACGGCGGCAAGGTCCACCGTCTCGAGGATTGGGGTCGCCGCCAGCTGGCCTACCCGATCGAGAACCTGGCCAAGGCGCACTACGTGATGCTCAACATCGAAGTGGGCCAGAACGCGCTGAACGAGCTCGAGTCGGGCTTCCGCTTCAACGACGCCGTGCTGCGCCACCTGGTGGTCCGCCGCGACGAGGCCGACACCGAGCCGTCCTTCATCCTGAAGTCCAAGGAGAAGGATGACGCCAAGTCCACGCGTCGCCGCGACGACGATGGCGACGGTGACGACCGCCCGGCGCGCCGCGAGCGCGAAGACCGCGACAACGATCGCGACAGCGACTGA